A genomic stretch from Thermomonospora umbrina includes:
- a CDS encoding DivIVA domain-containing protein, whose translation MNGFRLTPDAVRGKRFSTTRLRPGYDEGEVDDFLDLVESEVSLLIRERGDARARLEALRRLLPRHQDLDDLAANVAALYRVLWDEPHPEASGMTVNGGPS comes from the coding sequence ATGAATGGCTTCAGGCTGACCCCCGATGCTGTTCGGGGCAAACGCTTTTCCACGACGAGGCTCCGGCCGGGATATGACGAGGGCGAGGTCGACGACTTCCTCGACCTCGTCGAGAGCGAGGTGTCGTTGCTGATCCGCGAGCGCGGCGACGCCCGGGCCCGGCTCGAGGCGCTGCGTCGGCTTCTGCCGAGGCACCAGGACCTGGACGACCTGGCCGCCAACGTGGCCGCCCTGTACAGGGTGCTCTGGGACGAGCCGCATCCCGAGGCGTCGGGCATGACCGTGAACGGCGGCCCGTCCTGA